The Brassica oleracea var. oleracea cultivar TO1000 chromosome C6, BOL, whole genome shotgun sequence genomic interval CTCTGATTTAACAGTCAGACGAATACAAATGAGTATGTAATACCCTTCCTTGCAAAGAGTTTGGGACCTCCTCAAAGTATCAGATGGCTTCATCCTCTCAACGACCTGTAAAGAGGTAGAGAATTCCGGAATCTGACAATGTCTTCAATTTCTATGAATGGTGATGCAACCTTGGCTTTGTCAGACACCATTTCCTTCAAATGCTGGCTTCCATAAACGAATATGCTCAGCGATTTCTTTTTTGGTGCGTCAATCTTTATGTACTCGTCAAAGTAATCTATCAACTCTTCCCTCTTTATCTCTCTCAGTGCAGCCACCTAACCACAAAACAACACCCCCCAAGAAGCTGTGTTAATGGCGTTGAACTATCCACAATATTTGCATTATGGTTGTTAGAGGTTCTTCACCTCTGCTTCTATGCGGTTGAATTTGAGTGTCCCGTTTCGAATCTCTCCCCAGTAAAACCGAGATTCTTCTGACAAGTTCTTGTGTTTCTCAAGCTTCATGTCTGTCAAAGCTGTTACATTACTCTTGAGGAGGAAGCCATGTCAGTTAGTATGTTTTCATGAAAATATTATGCGTGTAATAATATTTGGTTGGGATCATCTCACCTTGAATTCTTCATCACTCATATTGTAAAATTTACTCTCAAGGTCCTTGAGTAGTGACTCGACCCTTGAATCAATATGTCTAGGACCCTGTTACCAACAAAACCAAAACAATAAGAAAAAAGTTATGCAAAGTCTCAAGGTAGTAAAACATCGACGAGACGACAGGCTGGTTTGGTACCTTATCTGAAGACTGGATAATGAACTGTACACCATTGACGCCAGAATGATTCCTATGTCGCATGAAAGTAAACATTTGTATCAACGAGGAATCACGGGGGGCGTTCTTAACAACATATAAGAAACTATCATTGTACCTCCGGGAAAGTGAAGTGATGTAACCAAGTTGCTCGACCGTTCTGAGCTGGTGAAATGTGGCTTGCTTTGCTATGAGACAGAAAAGTTGAAGTTTCACGTTCATTGAAAATTCATCTTGATGAACCTGTTCGTGAGCAAGAAAAACAATGCATGTAAAAAGAAACTTTCTGAAAATTCACAGTGACTAAGTACCAAGAGATTCAAGAAAAGGAAGAAGCAAAAACTGGTTGACAAGACCACTTAGTTGCAAGTTTATCTACTATACCTGGATATAATGCACCAGAGCAGAATTTTCATCTTTGGGGTTTGAGCCTTGTTGATGGTAAAAGTATTTGGTTCTTGTTCCGAGCTCTGCAACCCTATCAGTCAGGAGCTGAGACGGAAACAACTGACGACAAATAGGTTTTGGGTCTTTAAAAAGAACATCTTCAACATGCTTCACCATTGACTCAGCTTCCTCCTTGTCAACATTTCCTGAAATGAGACATTTACAAAGTCTATAAGAAAAGGCAAATGGGTAGAGACCAGAGACTACATGGAGATAATGTTGATACCTGCTACATAGCACTCAACAAATGCTCTAGATAACATCATTGGAACGAATTTTACTAAGTCTTCAGCTTCCATATGTAAAAGAGCATCTAGTTCCTCAGTCCAAGGCCAGGTCTGATCATGTAACACCAGTGAGCAGTAGCTAGTTGCTTGACTATATGGTTGTCTGAATTTGTTGTTTTGGTATGCCTTTGTGTCCATTTCCTATTAACAAACATGGATTCAATCTAGTAACAAGGAGGAAGTTGTAGCATGTCTAGAGTAACAAGGTTACCTTGATAACAGAAAACCTATCAGGTTTAACTTCAAACTTTGCTATCTTTTCAATAACAGCTTCCAACAAGATCATCAATTTGTGATTAAAGCCACCAAGATAGAGCTGTAAATGAGAAACACTTTAGGTAAACATGAAATGAACTGAAAGAAAGCTTCACAAAACCCACCTCAAATCCATTGTCTGAAAGACTTAATCCATAGTAAAGACCAGCATCCTCAGCATAATAAGCTGAAACAAAGAACAAAATATTGATGAAACGGTTTTCGTGATACAATATACATAAGAGATGCAACATAAAGCAGCGGAATCACCACGTTGATGATCAATATTGAAGCAGTTTAAATATTTACCATATTCATTCAAACAGTCCTCAAGCAACCAAACGAACATACTGGAAAGAACTACAGCGTCAGGAGAACTGACTGCAAGGGGGCAGTTGAACTCCATCTTAACATATGCCTTTGGTCTGAAGAACTTTGTATCAGGCTTATACCACAGTCTTGAGAATGATGTCTTCCTCAACATAACAGGAAAGTTTTCCTGTTCCAGAGCAATGTGAGTAACCGCTTCACAAATTAAACTTCAAAAGCATTTGTAGATTGTGACTAGAGTGATGACACTAAACCTTATCTTTTACATCTTTTAGTAACAAATCTGTAGGAATGAAGACATTAGGTATTGGTAGAAACAGGTTTACATCAGGAGCAGACTGTTCCCATTCCTGTAATTGTTAAGCTGCTTAGCTTAAGCACAAACCATAGTTGAACTTTCTTCCAGAGTATAATAGGACACTATTATCTAACAAACATAATATAAAACAAAACTAAGATTCAGAAAACTAAATGTATTAAAAGCCAACCTGAATGGTTTCTTTGGTTATCTTCTCAAGAGAATATGGAGTATTATACCATGGCTCAATCTTGTCAGTTTTCCCTTCAAATTTATTTGATTCCCAAAAGATTCTACAAATATAAATG includes:
- the LOC106300306 gene encoding zinc-metallopeptidase, peroxisomal-like, with amino-acid sequence MKKERRWTYKSQDSGVESTTASNQTAMAGGMEAAADKGGEIVKARTDEREYRRIVLKNSLEVLLISDAETDKCAASMNVNVGSFSDPEGLDGLAHFLEHMLFYASEKYPEEDSYSKYITEHGGSTNAYTSSEDTNYHFDINTDSFDEALDRFAQFFIKPLMSADATMREIKAVDSENQKNMLSDSWRLRQLQKHLSRDDHPYHKFSTGNMDTLHVRPEAKGVDTRSELLKFYDEHYSVNIMHLVIYGKENLDKLQGLVEELFQEIRNTNKTILRLPGQPCTPDHLQVLVKVVPIRQYHELTVSWPITPTIHQYEEAPSRYLSHLIGHEGEGSLFHALKILGFATGLYAGEAGTMEYSFFNVSIDLTDAGHEHMEDIIGLLFRHMKILQHSGVPRWIFDEISAISETSFHYQAKTHPISYATGISSKMRIYPTKHWLVGSSLPSKFNPAIVKKVLDEISPSNVRIFWESNKFEGKTDKIEPWYNTPYSLEKITKETIQEWEQSAPDVNLFLPIPNVFIPTDLLLKDVKDKENFPVMLRKTSFSRLWYKPDTKFFRPKAYVKMEFNCPLAVSSPDAVVLSSMFVWLLEDCLNEYAYYAEDAGLYYGLSLSDNGFELYLGGFNHKLMILLEAVIEKIAKFEVKPDRFSVIKEMDTKAYQNNKFRQPYSQATSYCSLVLHDQTWPWTEELDALLHMEAEDLVKFVPMMLSRAFVECYVAGNVDKEEAESMVKHVEDVLFKDPKPICRQLFPSQLLTDRVAELGTRTKYFYHQQGSNPKDENSALVHYIQVHQDEFSMNVKLQLFCLIAKQATFHQLRTVEQLGYITSLSRRNHSGVNGVQFIIQSSDKGPRHIDSRVESLLKDLESKFYNMSDEEFKSNVTALTDMKLEKHKNLSEESRFYWGEIRNGTLKFNRIEAEVAALREIKREELIDYFDEYIKIDAPKKKSLSIFVYGSQHLKEMVSDKAKVASPFIEIEDIVRFRNSLPLYRSLRG